CAAGAGTGGCGCCAGTCTTCAGCATTTCTTCGAGGACGTATTTGTCGCCGACGTTGGCGCGCAGCATGCGGATGCCCGATTTCTTCAGCGCGATCTCGAGGCCCATGTTCGACATCGTTGTGGAGACCACCGTGTCGGCCTTCAACTTTCCTTGCGCGTGCAAGTCGCGAGCGGCGGCCAGGAGTACGCCGTCGCCGTTGACCACGCGGCCGGAGGCGTCGCAGAACAGGGCGCGGTCGGCGTCGCCGTCGAAGGTTACGCCGAGATCGAATTTGCCGGGTGATTCCGCAACCATTTTCCCCAGCGTTTCCGGGTGCAGCGCGCCGCAGCCTTCATTGATGTTCTTGCCGTCGGGCGAGACGTGGATGAAGGTCGCCTGAATTTTCAGGTTGCGAAATAGTTCCGGAGCTTCGGCTGTGGCAGCGCCGTTGGCGCAATCGACGAGCACGCGCAATTTGCCGAGATCGGAGGAGACGCCGGCGGTGAGCGAGTGGACATAGGCATGACGCAACTCGGCTTCGCCGGGAAGAGATGGTTTGGGAATCTTGAGCGCGGTATCGTCGGCGGAGGATTTATTTTCGAGTTGGGCGAAGATTTCTTTTTCGATGGCAAGTTCGCGGGCGTCGGTGAGTTTGAAGCCGTCCCCGGAAAAAACTTTGATGCCATTATCGGTCCAGGGATTGTGCGAGGCGGAGATGACGACGCCCGCGGACATGCCTCGCGAGCGCGCGAGATAGGCGATGCCGGGAGTGGTGATGACGCCGGCGCTGTGGACTTCAACGCCGACGGCCGCGAGACCTTCGGCGACGCGGTCGGCGATCCAGCGGCTGGATTCGCGAGTATCCTGGCCGATGACGGCTTGGGCTTTCTGCGTGGTGCGCAGCAGGTCGTGGCCGAGGGCGCGGCCGATGAGGTAAGTGCTCTGTTTGGTGAGCGGGAATTCTCCCGCGATGGCGCGGATGCCGTCGGTGCCGAATAATTGCCGTTGGGTCATAAGAAGACTTTCAAATGAAGAATAACGATGATAAATGAGTGGGCGGCCCGCGGGGGCTGAAGCCCGCTCCGATCTCACGCCTCTACGCGGCCCTGAAGGGCCGCTCTTCCACGTGCGCCCGCTCTCCTACGTCATCGCCGTCAGTTCGGCGGAGTTACGGGTGGTCGGATCAGCGGATGAACGATTTTAGTGGGTAGGGGTGGTACCGGGTTTTTCGACGATGACGGTTACGCGGATGGAAGTTGTCTGGACGACCTGGACCAAGGGATCGGAGACGTAGACGTTGGTGGTGAAGATGGCGCTGCCGCGGGTTCCGGTGGCGTCGATGGGGTCGGTGGTGGCGGCGTCGATTTGTT
The Candidatus Sulfotelmatobacter sp. DNA segment above includes these coding regions:
- the glmM gene encoding phosphoglucosamine mutase is translated as MTQRQLFGTDGIRAIAGEFPLTKQSTYLIGRALGHDLLRTTQKAQAVIGQDTRESSRWIADRVAEGLAAVGVEVHSAGVITTPGIAYLARSRGMSAGVVISASHNPWTDNGIKVFSGDGFKLTDARELAIEKEIFAQLENKSSADDTALKIPKPSLPGEAELRHAYVHSLTAGVSSDLGKLRVLVDCANGAATAEAPELFRNLKIQATFIHVSPDGKNINEGCGALHPETLGKMVAESPGKFDLGVTFDGDADRALFCDASGRVVNGDGVLLAAARDLHAQGKLKADTVVSTTMSNMGLEIALKKSGIRMLRANVGDKYVLEEMLKTGATLGGEQSGHIIFRDTDSTTGDGLLTALRLMDIVVRSGKSLADLIADLKVLPQKIQNIRVREKIPFAQIPAIQSAIEAAERDLNGNGRVVVRYSGTEALARVMVEAESEEKMRALTANIAAEIQKALGA